From the genome of Biomphalaria glabrata chromosome 1, xgBioGlab47.1, whole genome shotgun sequence, one region includes:
- the LOC106080102 gene encoding uncharacterized protein LOC106080102 translates to MEKELNLLFDNFSTSITSTKGVSWSQNNKAAVCFAETIVIYHITCAEYNGYAFKTILHKIFDILSLNKCCFPEGILHLKNSFSNLNETEKERFLTDATLCNAYIYPLEIWNTFKLAKFSPVDYDFMGPHCLLAVLTYSHQLIIFSEQTGEWKIFLECSLLIKVQASSNLKLPLTIGVDIDFDNYVDLIYNMSTVEIEWSSILKTHSESEPLILLLFTGSKNGRVSLWKVRNDMKCLDDNFIFLCSDYYKSTVTALKWQTLSPSEGILSIGYIDGSIRLLKVSTESDETCLVNIKEIFSDLHADNLAIDDLGWSKTNEGTNVLLACKQYFLFVYAVKDGLVNFVRHYHLESELQLSSISVFGRHGAVASLSGDIFNFKCTEEKGEITLDLTSVNLTCLQKDPKVQWLCKGLSKSEYSCLFLSANKLNGRSKYYEISKRVNSRHKVILFCPDKPSVELVHNTLTSTGSPQHLMVYLRVCIENSFNSCCNPTEFFDICHYLDKCDTIPSLQILRDITRCLKYWISLNVREHLLEELSPFSNVTEKLLLKYVGSVLQQDMTQLLDQDVQVLKAMLDWVNCKDSRLRVLGETVDIKTLNSVCQDAVLPGCMICPNDLHHLPEEALVAQCSKGHKIKLCCITFIPCMMSARKCEACGHSALDLQQLSGTKLLKQKHVCILCGGIVR, encoded by the exons atggagaaagaattaAACCTCCTGTTTGACAATTTTTCAACTTCAATTACTTCAACAAAAGGTGTATCATGGTCTCAAAATAACAAAGCTGCTGTTTGTTTTGCAGAGACTATTGTTATTTATCATATT ACCTGTGCGGAGTACAATGGTTATGCATTTAAAACCATTCTTCATAAAATATTTGACATCTTGAGTCTCAATAAATGTTGCTTCCCTGAAGGAatacttcatttaaaaaattcattttcaaaCTTAAATGAAA ctgaaaaagaaagatttttaaCAGATGCTACACTCTGTAATGCTTATATTTATCCGCTGGAAATTTGGAATACATTTAAGCTAGCCAAATTTTCACCTGTAGATTATGATTTTATGGG CCCACATTGTTTGCTAGCTGTCTTAACATATAGTCATCAGCTGATTATCTTTAGTGAACAAACTGGAGAATGGAAAATT TTTTTAGAATGTAGTCTTTTAATAAAAGTACAAGCCTCATCAAATCTCAAATTACCTTTAACCATTGGGGTTGACATAGATTTTGACAACTATGTGGATCTAATTTATAATATGTCAACAGTTG aaaTTGAGTGGTCAAGTATTTTAAAGACACATTCAGAGTCTGAACCATTAATTTTACTCTTGTTTACTGGTTCCAAGAATGGTCGAGTGAGTCTTTGGAAAGTTAGGAATGACATGAAATGCCT ggatgataattttattttcctgTGTTCAGATTATTATAAATCAACAGTAACAGCCTTAAAATGGCAGACCCTAAGTCCTTCAGAGG GTATTCTCTCCATTGGTTACATAGATGGGTCAATTAGACTGCTAAAGGTGTCCACTGAAAGTGATGAAACATGTTTAGTGaacattaaagaaatattttcagaTCTCCATGCAGATAACTTAGCCATTGATGATTTGGGATGGTCAAAAACTAATGAG GGAACAAATGTGTTGCTGGCCTGTAAACAGTATTTCCTTTTTGTCTATGCTGTCAAAGATGGTTTGGTTAACTTCGTAAGGCACTACCACTTGGAATCAGAACTACAACTTTcat cCATTAGTGTGTTTGGAAGACATGGCGCAGTAGCCTCTCTAAGTGGTGACATTTTTAACTTCAAATGTACAGAAGAAAAAG GTGAGATAACACTGGATCTTACAAGTGTTAACCTGACTTGTCTACAAAAAGATCCCAAAGTACAGTGGTTATGTAAGGGGCTTAGTAAATCAGAATATTCCTGCCTTTTTCTCAGTGCTAACAA gttAAATGGCAGATCAAAATACTATGAAATTAGTAAGAGAGTTAACAGTCGACATAAG GTCATATTGTTCTGCCCAGACAAGCCGTCCGTAGAGTTAGTGCACAATACATTGACAAGTACAG GTTCACCACAGCATTTAATGGTTTATTTGAGAGTGTGCATTGAAAACTCATTCAATTCTTGCTGCAACCCTACAGAATTTTTTGACATATGTCATTATTTAGACAAGTGTGATACCATTCCATCACTGCAAATTCTCAG aGACATAACTAGATGTTTAAAGTACTGGATTAGTCTGAATGTTAGAGAACAT CTTCTGGAGGAATTATCCCCATTTAGCAATGTGACAGAGAAGTTACTATTGAAGTATGTTGGATCAGTTCTACAGCAAGATATGACACAGTTACTTGATCAAG ATGTACAAGTGTTGAAAGCCATGTTGGACTGGGTCAATTGTAAAGATTCCAGATTGAGAGTTTTAGGAGAAACAGTTGATATAAAAACACTCAACAGTGTTTGTCAAGATGCTGTTCTTCCTGGCTGCATGATTTGTCCTAATGAT ttacatcatttgcctGAAGAAGCTCTTGTAGCTCAGTGCTCCAAAGGTCATAAAAtta AGTTATGCTGTATAACTTTTATTCCTTGCATGATGTCTGCTAGAAAATGTGAGGCTTGTGGTCATAGCGCACTTGACTTGCAGCAGCTGTCAG GTACCAAgttattgaaacaaaaacatgtcTGTATACTGTGTGGAGGCATAGttagataa